One Phycisphaerae bacterium DNA window includes the following coding sequences:
- the sugE gene encoding quaternary ammonium compound efflux SMR transporter SugE, whose amino-acid sequence MPWLLLVIAGLIEAAWAVGLTCTEGFTKPLPSVLTIMGIVVSMYLLALAARTLPIGTAYAVWVGIGAFGAVVLGIALLGEPATPARLFFLSLLMTAIIGLKLSTH is encoded by the coding sequence ATGCCGTGGTTGTTGCTTGTCATCGCCGGCCTGATCGAAGCGGCCTGGGCCGTGGGGCTCACGTGCACCGAGGGCTTCACCAAACCCCTTCCATCCGTCCTGACCATCATGGGAATCGTCGTCAGCATGTACCTGCTCGCACTCGCGGCGCGGACACTGCCCATCGGCACAGCCTATGCCGTCTGGGTCGGCATCGGCGCTTTCGGCGCGGTCGTCCTCGGCATCGCGCTCCTCGGCGAGCCCGCCACGCCGGCGAGGCTCTTCTTCCTCTCGCTGTTGATGACCGCGATCATCGGCCTGAAACTCTCAACCCACTGA